A window of Methylomonas sp. 11b genomic DNA:
GGTTTTCTCATTTGGTGGTGAGGTGCTGATTCTCAATGCGGCGTTTGTTCTTATTAAATTAATACCATGCGAAAAGCTGTCTGTATTGAAAAACCCCTCTAGTACCTTTAATACTGTTATTTGTTGGCGAGCAGCGCCATTTACTGATATTGCGTTTGTATTTACCCTCTCTCTGAGGTTTTTCACATAGTCTCGAAATGCTAATTTCGCGTTATCCACATCGCTGATTGCTTCTCTATAGTTATTTTGATCTGCCCAGTCCATGAATGGAATAAATCGAGCTGCGAAATCTCGCACAGTTTCTGGCCTATTACCACTGTACAATACTTCGTCAGATACGTATCTAATAAGCTTTCTTACAGCATGCTTTCTATCTGCACTTAGGCTGCTTAGATTTACTTTTCTCCCGCCGGCCTTTTTTCTTCTTTTATTGGCTTCGCTGTATTTTTTGGTTTCTTCTCTATCAAAATAGCAAAGGGCACCAAAGTCAACGGTGTTTCCTTTTGGGAATTTTAAGATAACCAAATGAGGGTGTTGGATGTCGTCATATTCAGGAAGTGGCAATTCGTAAACTGTAGTGTCTCGCTCATTTTTCATCTTGGATTTACAGGCATATATCGACCAAGTTTTTTAGATGTTCGTCATACCTAGCGTTAATGTTTGAGACTATCTCAAGGTTGGAGCGGTACTGGAGATATCTATCCGTAGTTGCAGAAGATTCGTGACTCATACGTGCTTTTACAAACTCTCTAGCTTGGTGCAATGTTATTTCGCCTATACTTACTCGCTCCAATTGTCTATCAGTTAAGTTCATTCCATATGATGCTCTTGTATCATGAAATTGGTAATGGAAATCTGGGGCGTTATTTTTAGTTCTAATTAATGGGATAACTCTATCAGTAATAAATTGTCTTACCCCCTGCCCAGCTTTGGCATGACGTATTGAATAAGATTGATTGAACATAAGGCTATCCGATTTACTTTTATATAATGGCGATCCTCTTACGCTGAGAAACAGATATTGACTTTCATTTTCGCCCACATCTGATCTAGCTCTGCGTTTTTTAGCTCGTTCACTTTTTGCATAAATATTTAGCTTTTTATAAAGCCATATGGGAATGTGAATAATTATTTTTTTATCATTTTTAGTATCTATATCGGTTCCAGGCCCTGCGGGAAGTCTGACTTCATCAGCGGTTCCACTATTAAACTCGGCGGACACGTGTTTAATTCTCATCGTTAAAATTGTTTGTATTCTTGCGCCAGTTACCAATCCAAGCAAATGAATCAGTAACATTTCGGTATTTCCTAAAGAAATCAAGGAATCTATTAGCCATTCTTGTTCTTGTGTTGTTAGCGGCTTAAGTTTTCCGCCATCGTCTATTCGTTTATCGTATGGGTCTTGTGACTGCGTCGTCTTAATTGATACATCTGTGGACGTTATATGTTTTGAAAATTTAAAACCATGTAAGTCTACTAGCTGAATGTACCGATCTGATTCCTTCCAAGGCAAATTTGTAGGAGTTAAAGTGCCTTCCTGTTTTAGCCATGAATAAAACGATATAACTGCACTCATACGACGCTTTGCTGTGGACGCTTTAAGTCGTCCAGACGCAATCTCAAGCTTTAGGTAGCTGTGATAGCGATAGGTTGGTCTTTTAAGTTTATGTGAAGGGAAATCTGTCCAGTCGATTTCAGTTTCATCTAGAAAACGACGAAAAGCTGCTAGCGAGTCAGCAATACTCGCATATGTCGACATTGTTGGTGAAATGCTTGATTCAATTCTAGATAGGAGATAAATATTTGCTTCAGCCCAGGGGACTCCATTCTTATCTAAAACTATTGGATATAGATTAAATTCTGAGCGCATCCATGATGGCTTATGATCTGTGCGATTACCCTCTACTTCATCGTGTTTTTTGCGAACGTAATACTCGAAATATGTCCCCCCTTTTGATAAAGGAACCTTTATAGCATTCTTATCAGAGGGGGAGGCTATTTCAGTTATTTCTAGAATTGGTAGCAATATTCTTCTGGCTTCTCGTTTCATATCAATGATTTTTTGAGTTGGGCCAGAGCGAGTTGTTATGGCTTGATGTCCATATTAATAAGACTTGAAGATCATATCAATTCGTCATTTACTTGTGAGTACCAGCTCGTGGACGACGATCATTTTCAAAAACTCCGGCGGCGCAAGTTTAAAGATCGCGCCGATGCGAATTTCATTTTTCGATTTTAAATTGCCGCCCTGCACCCGCGAAACCACCGAGTGCAACCCCAAGGCCTGATGTAATACATCGATTTTGTCGTCGTAAACGACTTTACTGAGCGGACCGGATTGCCGCAGAAATTGATTTTTAAGAGCCATCGTGTAGGCATAAAGCGCCTTGTCGGTCTTTATGTCGTGCGGTCGGGGGTATTTTTTTAGCAGCAGCGCGGGCAGTTTGTCGCTGTCGATCAGCGTATGCACTTGCGCGGTGATGGCAGGCGCATAGCCGGCCAGGTATTTTAACGGGCGCATAAGCTAAAACCACGCACCCGTTGGCTCAGTCCCATGGCGGCTCGTCTCCGTCATAGGCTACGAAGTTTTTATCGCTGGAGCGGGTAGTGCCGCCGACTACGCTATCGGCTTTTGGTTTTCTCGATTCGTCGCTGGGCAATTGAGCAAGACCAGGCTCGGTTTGCCATTTGGCAAACAGCGCCATGTCTTTATTGGCGGGGACATACCATTTCTTGACAGCAGCATCCCATCTGGCGCCCAGCGCTTTAGCCGCATCCTTCTCGGCATAGGGTACGTTCAGGTAAGTTTTCGCGTCAGCCATTTACCGCAGCCGGTTCAAGATTAATTGCATCGCAATATTGTAAATCATTGCTTAGGCAAACGACGCGGATAATCCAAGCTTACCTGTTGAAAACCTGGCGCTGAGTGAGTTTGACGAAACAACGGCCGGATCGGCCAAGCCGCAGAAAAATCAAAGCCTACGGTTTTTTGCGATTCGAACCCATGGTGCTGGCAAACGTGGTCGCTGCGAGCAATGCCGAGGAAATAATAAAATCGCCCGAAATAAATTCGATAACGCCAGTGACGAACACCAGCCCGGTCAAAATATCTTTGTGTAAGCGGTTCATGTTCGCTTCCCGAAGTAATTAATGCATTTAGACTATATGCCCGACCACATTAATTAACAATGATACTAAAAATACATTGATTGATCGCTAAAAGGAAACAATCAAATAAATCAACCCCCAAGCCGATTCAAAACTTAAGCCCAATCACGCTTTTAAGATCAGCGACATAGACACCTCAAAGCTTGCGTGGCACTCCAGGCGGTTTGCAGGCCGGTTAACTTGGCTTATCTACCGCCTAGACGCCGAAACGGCAGCGCCAACAGGCCAACAAAGCCCAACTGGGCACTATCGCGAAACTCGGATAAACCTATCGTCATTTTGGTCTGCGCTTCTCGCGCTTGCGGACAATAGGTTTTAAACAATCTATCCCAACATGACAGCGAGAAGCCGTAATTGCTGTCGGTCTCAGATTGAAAGGCGGAATGGTGAATACGGTGCATATCCGGTGTCACTAGCAAATAGCGCAAGCCGCGTTCGGCCGCGGGCGGCAGGCCGACATTTCCGTGATTAAATAACGCGCAACCGTTCAATATCACTTCAAAAGCGATCACCGCGAACGGATCGGCGCCGAGTAACATCACCAGCGCGACCTTATAAAGCATCGACAGCACGATCTCCAAGGGATGAAAGCGCACCGCAGTCGTGGTATCGAAATCCATATCGCTGTGGTGCACTTGGTGCAAGCGCCAGAACCAACGCCAGCGATGGGCGGCGATATGTTGAGCGTAAATCGCCAGATCCAGCAGCAACAGACTCAGCACTATCGACAGCCAACGCGGCACCGGCAACACATTGAATAAGCCGATTTGTTGTTCGGCAGCCCAATTGGCCGCCAGCCAAGCCGCCGCACCGATACTGAGCCGCATCACACCGACATTCAAAATCGCCAAGCCCAGGTTGACCGGCCAGCGGCGGCGTCGCTCCACACTTAATTGGCGCTTCGGTCGAAACCACTCCCAAGCCGCCATTAACAAGAATATCCCCAAAAACACGCTCAAGCGCACCATTGCTTCCATCACAGCCTCCGATAATACCGCGCCGCCAACTCATCCGGATGGGCTCCGAAAAAATACCGCAGCCGCAAGCACCACATCAATAAAATCGTTCTGAGGATACCGTGTTGTTGCCAACGTCGCGCGGCAGTCACTACCTCAGCCTTCAGACAGCAAGGTTTGCCGATTTTTTTTAGTGCGGCGCTGATGGCAATATCTTCCATCAAGGCAATCTGCGGAAAACCGCCCACGGCCCGAAAGGCCTGGCGGGTGATGAAGATGGCTTGGTCGCCGGTAGCGATACCGGTCAACCGGGAGCGCGCGTTCATCAGGTAGGCGATCAACTTAAAAATAGCTTGCGGGCTGTCGAATTGCACATCAAAACGGCCCCAAGCGGCACCCTGCGCCACCGCCGACATAATCAGCTCCGCAGCCCGTTCTGGCAGCCGGGTGTCGGCGTGCAAAAACAACAACACCTCCGCTTGTGCATGTTCCGCCCCCAGATTCATTTGCCTGGCCCGGCCACGCTGACTGGGCAAAACCAGATCGACCAAAGGTTTGGCAATAGCCGGACTGGCATCACTACTGCCGCCATCGACCAACAGCAATTCGCAGCGCGTTCTGAGCGCCTGCAAGGCTTGCAATTTATCCGCAAGTTGCGCAGCCTCGTTGATCACCGGCATGATGATGCTGATTTGCGCTTTCACTGGGTGTGCATGGTGATGTTACTTGAAGTGATTTCGCCTAAAGCCTTGCCGCGCTTTGCATTTAACCCAACACCCCGGCAATCTCTCGAAAACACGCCAGCCCCGCCTCCACGTTTTCGATAATCTCGGCTACGCGTATAGCTCATCATTTCCTGCTCGGCTTGTTCGCCCAGGTTGCGAGTATCGAGCAAAGACAGGATGCGTCTGGCGCCGGTGAACTTCAGTAAGCGATACATCGCGGTGCAGGTTTTGCCGGAACCCTTACTAGCGGAAACAATTAAGCACCCACGACTGTTGCGCCAACCGCGCTGAGCCAAGCCGCGATTAAAGTACACCCCGTTCTATCTCTTGCAAATAGATAAATTCCGGCGCTTTTACGCCGGCCTGTTTTCTGATTTCCACCAACTCCGCAGACTCGAAAAAACGCCGGGCATTGTCCAGCGAGTCCCAAGCAGAAAAGTGGACGATGTTATTAACATCGTCATCATAGCGCAGCAGTTGGTAGCTGATTTCTCCGGCACGTTTTCTGATCTCGGCGGCCTGATCGAAAATCTG
This region includes:
- a CDS encoding site-specific integrase, with protein sequence MKREARRILLPILEITEIASPSDKNAIKVPLSKGGTYFEYYVRKKHDEVEGNRTDHKPSWMRSEFNLYPIVLDKNGVPWAEANIYLLSRIESSISPTMSTYASIADSLAAFRRFLDETEIDWTDFPSHKLKRPTYRYHSYLKLEIASGRLKASTAKRRMSAVISFYSWLKQEGTLTPTNLPWKESDRYIQLVDLHGFKFSKHITSTDVSIKTTQSQDPYDKRIDDGGKLKPLTTQEQEWLIDSLISLGNTEMLLIHLLGLVTGARIQTILTMRIKHVSAEFNSGTADEVRLPAGPGTDIDTKNDKKIIIHIPIWLYKKLNIYAKSERAKKRRARSDVGENESQYLFLSVRGSPLYKSKSDSLMFNQSYSIRHAKAGQGVRQFITDRVIPLIRTKNNAPDFHYQFHDTRASYGMNLTDRQLERVSIGEITLHQAREFVKARMSHESSATTDRYLQYRSNLEIVSNINARYDEHLKNLVDICL
- a CDS encoding DUF5710 domain-containing protein, with product MADAKTYLNVPYAEKDAAKALGARWDAAVKKWYVPANKDMALFAKWQTEPGLAQLPSDESRKPKADSVVGGTTRSSDKNFVAYDGDEPPWD
- a CDS encoding sterol desaturase family protein, translating into MEAMVRLSVFLGIFLLMAAWEWFRPKRQLSVERRRRWPVNLGLAILNVGVMRLSIGAAAWLAANWAAEQQIGLFNVLPVPRWLSIVLSLLLLDLAIYAQHIAAHRWRWFWRLHQVHHSDMDFDTTTAVRFHPLEIVLSMLYKVALVMLLGADPFAVIAFEVILNGCALFNHGNVGLPPAAERGLRYLLVTPDMHRIHHSAFQSETDSNYGFSLSCWDRLFKTYCPQAREAQTKMTIGLSEFRDSAQLGFVGLLALPFRRLGGR
- a CDS encoding TIGR04283 family arsenosugar biosynthesis glycosyltransferase encodes the protein MKAQISIIMPVINEAAQLADKLQALQALRTRCELLLVDGGSSDASPAIAKPLVDLVLPSQRGRARQMNLGAEHAQAEVLLFLHADTRLPERAAELIMSAVAQGAAWGRFDVQFDSPQAIFKLIAYLMNARSRLTGIATGDQAIFITRQAFRAVGGFPQIALMEDIAISAALKKIGKPCCLKAEVVTAARRWQQHGILRTILLMWCLRLRYFFGAHPDELAARYYRRL
- a CDS encoding DEAD/DEAH box helicase family protein, with translation MYFNRGLAQRGWRNSRGCLIVSASKGSGKTCTAMYRLLKFTGARRILSLLDTRNLGEQAEQEMMSYTRSRDYRKRGGGAGVFSRDCRGVGLNAKRGKALGEITSSNITMHTQ
- a CDS encoding antibiotic biosynthesis monooxygenase, with protein sequence MPHVLIIHEVAAYPAWKQIFDQAAEIRKRAGEISYQLLRYDDDVNNIVHFSAWDSLDNARRFFESAELVEIRKQAGVKAPEFIYLQEIERGVL